ATCTGTGTAAAGGAAGAAAATTGAGGGAGTAATATTACGGGCGATTGATGCAATATGTATCAGTATCAACTTTACCAACTCAGGATACTGCTCCGGAAGATCTGAGAGATAATTTTTCAGAAACATCAAGTCTTCAACAAGGCCATTGATATTATAGTTTGAAAACTCCTCCAGGGCGATCTCATAGTTTACTAGCTCTGCAAGAGTGTCCAGGAGAAAATCAAGAAAACCAGCATCAAGTTCTTCCACTGCTAAAGTGTTCTTCTGACAGGGAATATAATAATGAATGACATCACAGTTGATAGGAATGATTCGTCGAACCAAACAGGAAATGACATCATTATTAGTTCCGCATTCAGCTGGTTCACTTGCATTGCCAATAAAACACCTATAAGATAGATGTGCTGCATCACTGATCACATCCGATGCATGAGCCAAAAGATCTTGAAATTTCTCATTTTCAACGGACAGCTTCGCTACAAACCTTAAGAAATTCTTCAGGAATATTAGCTTTGTTTCAAGAGTTATAATTTCCCCATTCATAGGAAAATAAGCTGCGATACATTCCCTTAAATCCTTTAAATTCTCCAGTACACAATCAGTGAATTCCACAACAAATTTGTCACAAAAAAGGGAATGAGAAAATTTTGAGATCAAAACAGTTGTATAGACTTGTGTAATTTCTGCTTTCAAGATATTAACCTTTTCCACGGCATTGGAAACCAGTTGAGCCATGCTAGCGGGCATGTTTCCATTTATACTCTTAGTATAGAGAGATTGAAAATCTGATTCTGCATTTCGCACCAGACCTTCCACATGCATCAACACACTTTTTGATTCGCTATCCTCAACGTACCGACAAGCCGAACACATAAGGAAAGTCCTCAGAAGCCTTAAATCCATTTTAAGGGTCTGGATTTGATCATCCATCTCAGAAGGTGAGTCTTCATGACTGTCTACACAATATTCCAGACATTTCAAGAGATCATCAACAATACTGTAGGCCATCCCTCTGTCCTTGCCGCTATCTTCTGCTGATTTTAAGCAGAAGCTTTAAACACAAAGTCCTGCAAGTAGAAAGATTTCAGGCCAGCTACCTGAAAACAATCATGAATATGCTTGCACAAATATAGTTAAAAGGAGAAGAGAGACTAGATACAGCAAAATTCAATATTGTGTTATTTattagtatttttattttttttaaatgacgGCGGTGTCTGGGTCAGCTCGGGTGCATTCCACTGGGTACTTGTTACCTCCGACCAACACAGATATCGGGTATTACCAAGTGCACATAGCCGAAGGAGATGAGCCCGAGACCACATGCGTAACGAGGTATGGAGCGTTTCAATGGCTCATGACGCCGTTGGGGTTAGCTAATTAGCACGCCATCCACTTTTTGTACTCTTATGAATAAGATTGTTCTCAGTGGTTAAGCCGGGTGAAGATCTTGCTTCCAAGTTAGAATAGTATATCGAAACATATTTCAGAGAAGATAACAACTGAGGCTTAGGCAGATGGAAAAAAAAACCTAGGATTTTTTGTCAGTAGAATTTGAACCCGAAACTCATGATTCTCCGCCACTTCATTGACTAGTGACTACTAGGCCACACCATTGGGTGCTATTTATATCTTTGGCAACTAGGTAAATATTTGATCACTAATTTCACCTTTCCTTTAACATTACAATGTACATTCTAAAAGAAAAAGTTGATAAATCATAGCATACTGATGAAAAGGAAAATACGCAAGTACTCAGAGGGGGATGTAGCCTTTTGGTTATGGGTCCATCTGAATCCATGACTTTCAACAcgaagtgtatatatatatgtgtgtgtgtctaAATCTACTAAAATCTCAACAAATTGCAGATTTGAACTCATAATATTAACAGGACAACGAGTTCAATGTCGAAAATGTTAAAAGTTGAACTCATTAAGTTTAAATCTTAGATCTGCGTCTGTCGGTACTAATGTTTATGTACTAACCTTGATTCAGATGATTTTTCTGTTTGCTCTCAGCTGATCATGCAAGCCAAACAAATATTCTTTTTTGGCTGAATTTGTAAAATGGTCCAAAAATGGAATCAATTGAAGAAAACTGAGAAAGAAATTTGATGTGAAAGATTGAAAAGCTGTAGTTGACTTTTCTTGAAGTAATGAAATCAAATAGTGAGCCAGTGAGTCCAAAATGCCTCGGTATAATTAATATCCAATTTTTTTATTCATCTTTTGATTAAACAATTTTCTAAATGCAACGAATCCAAGGCTGCTTTAGCGTTTGGTGAAAATTGACCAACCAGTTCATTCCAAGCTACATTTGCGATAAATCTAGCAAAACTATGAACTATCTGCAAATGCACAAGCTAAAAGGAAGGAATTTTCACCAAGGGTATATTCTGGTCACTTGCTAGGTGTAGTTAATTACACTACATAGTAAATTTAAGGATTTGTAGGCTATTACGTTCCTTCCATTACAGTCAAATCAATCACGACtaagtaattacttggtcaaTAAACTGGTCAAACTAATTCTGATGTGAGTTCCAAGCGTAACCTAACAAACGCATGCTCATGTGTTCACAGATTTTGTTTCTTTCTCACCTTATAGTTGATTCGTGCCACTTTATTACTTCCACCGTTCCCATTTGTGTGACAATGTTtggtacggagtttaagaaaaaaaaaaagtttaaactTTTGATTGTAGGAATCATTCGGCGGGTCATATCGACTGTTCATATTTCTTCAATTTCCGCAACTATATTGTTGTCATGGTAACCAGTGGTGGATTAGAAATTTCAACAAGGGTATTCAAACAAATCGGAAGAATGTAATAGACGAGATTTGTACATATGACCTAAAATAAAATTTTGAACCTTCTTTATAGTGATATTAGAATCTCCTCTTATCTCAAGGTTATTCGACGATTTATAATATGAAAATAGATTTGTTTTTTCCTATTGATACAGGAAAATTTCTCGTCAGCTTCTCTCCTGATTTTGACTATTTTATCCATAAAGTTTTTTTAAAATTCATAGTGATACACTCAAAAACTAATAAAGGAGAAGCTTCGATTGTAGAAGAAGTAGCTTCCTACCTccttcaagaagaaaatgaatatTTGCCATCTTTGTTTTAACTAGCTAAGCGTAGgaggaaagaaaggaaagaattcCTGTTTAAGATGCTGATCATTGTTACAATGATTGACTCCAGATTATGTTTACTCCTCCTTTCTCACATCAATTGGTTATCTGATCCATTTCTGTaaacaaaaattacataaaaggAGTAATTTAACCACTACATTTTGAGAAATTACAAATTATTTCTTTAAGACATTGAATATTTCTGCGACAAACATAAGAATCCCCTAGGAGCTAATGTGATAGGTTAACACACAATTAGAATTTGCCTACCATAAAACATTGACAAAGTTATCCCATGCAGAGTTATTTACGGTGGCTGATAACCAAAACCAGGGGCGGTCCTATGTGGTTTCAAGTGGGTTCATATGAACCCACTTCATTGAATAATAAcactgtatatacatgtatatttaatctatttttaaaatatatatatatgtatatatagtgttATTTATATATTTCTTATATATTGAACCCACTTGGTAAAAATTCTAGGTCCGCCACTGACCAAAACATAGGCCTTATCTTACGACTAGAATTCCTCTTTTTCCAATCCAATTCCTCCACCGATGCGAACCCCAGTTAGATTATGGCATGCTACACTTTTGAGTTATTGCGAGAACCCGTAAATATCTTTTGGATTCAGGAACAACTCGTAAATATCTTTTTTCCTTTGGGAAGAGCTAGAGCAGCAAATGTTGTAGCGAAGCTGATTGCAAAAGAGGGGAATCAGCCACATGAAAATTAACTTCTGGGGAGGTACGCTTGATATCCAAAAACAGCTCAACAATAGTCGAATAAGTGGAGAATGTTGGGGAGAACAAAAAAAGTTTGGGTAGAGTCGGATCTAACTGTTGGCTAGGTAAGTGTCCTGTAATAAAAGACATATAGACAAGGCCACAGACTAGAAGCAGAACAAGAAAAGCTCAACTCAAACACATTTCTATAACAGTTTCAATAAATATGAATGAAATAACATCTTCTTTCCAGGCTTAGTTTCTGAGGAACTGCACTTAACTAATCAAGTCTTTAGAGCTGCTCAAGTCTTTAGAGCTGCATTGATCAAGTGGTTGCTGAAATCCCAAAGCTTACGTGCTAAAGCTTCGTCTAGTGCTAGCTTGCTTGGCTCGTACTCGTTGCAATCGTTGAAGAACTTTCCAGTGACCCCCTTCAGGCCTGGATGCAGAGCAACATAGCAAGTTGTAGCTGCCCCCTGTAAAATAGAATCATTTTCAATACCTATTAGTAGTATTTTCCCTTCATAATCTAATGTGAGGCAACATAATTATCAAAGTAAGATTGCCTAGACGTTCATTGGTATTGaaccttaattctaatttcctaGAGATATGATATCTTAAGTCAGCTTCTTAAAGGGACTACAACATTTTAGGCCGCGGAAATATGAGATAATAGTAAGTTTGTGATGCCCTTAGATGTTCTGCGGCACGTGCTCTAAACTGATGTATTCAACTGAGTTTATAATCTTGGCAGACAAGCCAGGGTAATCTTTGAGATTTCATTATGATGGGTATATATCATTGTATTTGTTGGTCTCCAACCAGGAGTTCCTAATAAGCGCGAATCATCAGCTCGCACTGACTACGTCACTGCCCTTCGGACCTTTATCCACAAAAATTATATCTTAGTTTTGCTAGAAGAAATTTCATTTTAAGTGGCATCAAAAGTTCATGCAGTCTGCAGATGTCTGGATAAATTTGAAATCATACTCGCTTAGCCAGAAAAATCTAATCCTCTAAATACTTGAATGCAGGATTGCAGAGGCAATGCACCGATTTTTGAAAGGTGCTTCTTTAATTTCTGAATGTCCTATAATGCATAGTTAGGAAGCCAATAATGTTCTGTACAAAATGTCTTGATCAATTGATGCCAATAACTCCTATTCCCTTAAGTATGTAATCCTCTGCATATTTGTAATAACGTTCTACAGGGAAATTTTGAGGCAACTAAGTTAAAAAGAGGGGAAAAAAGAAGAGCAGAGCCCTCACACCTCCGGTCAAGTGGTAAGAACGCAACACGTGATGTGTAGTTAGGCGCATGTCACGGGGGTGAATTCTGTTGCAGATAAAAGCTTTTTCTTTAGTGGAGAATGGCTATTATCCACGAGTTTCAAACTGTGTGTCACTAGCCCTCGAGGATTTCTtggtttaagaaaaaaaaaatcaaatgtggCCATGGGAATACGACTACTATGTGTATTCTATTTCTTGCCAGGAATTTACCCATTTACCTGAGGGACACTCTTCCATAGGAAACTAGAGAAAGCCCTTATGATATCTGTCAGAGAAAATCCAAGTAAAACTCCAGAAAAACGGGTGTCCTCAAACTAATCTTTTCGTAGAGAGTAATATACAATACATACTCATCATAAAGACAGAATGTCTCATGAGATTTGTCATTATTAAACCTGGATGCACTGAGTTGACAGTTATATTTGCTCCCTCTTCCTGCATTTTAGGAGAAGATTACATTAGTGTCGCATCAACAGTTTAAACATGTAGATTAGAAGATTTGCACAATTAAACATGGTATTAAAATCGACAGATATTTTGAATTCTGAGCCTCACGACCTATAGTCAAAAGAATTTCCACGTGCTTAGTCACTAGCATGTGACTGAGCATACTGAAGACTAACAAAACAAACTGTTTAAGCTTGTAAATGAAACAGTTCACACAATTCAACAAATTTAGGCCGTGAACGAAAACAGATCCTACTGGCATCTTACAGTAAGCGAAAGTTTAGAGAAGTACCTGTAAGCGGCGAGAAAGCTCATTGGCATGTAAAATATTGGCTAATTTGGATTGACTATATGCTTTTTTGTCATGATAGCCGGTTCGAAGAAACAACAGATTGGAGAAAATTAGAACGAGTAGTCACGGTTTTATAGAAATTGAGTATACTAGTGTATACCTGCTCTTGTCATTGATTTTGTCAAATTGTATTCCTTCTTTATAAGTGAAAAGGTGAGCTAGCGATGACAAGTTCACAATCATACCCTGAACACCAGTAGCTTTTGCTGTTTCCTTCATTTTGTCTAGAAGTAGATTAGTCAAGTAGAAGTGACCTGAAAAACCAAAGAAAACAACATAAAAGGTTTGATTCAGACGCAATACTTCTACCCAAACATGTAACTGCTAATTCCTAAATTCAGCTCATGTACTTGAGTTGATTAAATGCTACTTAAATTCAGCTAAGCCAAGCAGGCTCTAGTACAACTACCAAAAGGTGCATTTTGAGATAAACAGTGTACAAAAACGACTATAAAATAGTTTGTCAGTGTATACCTAGATGATTTGTCGCGAATTGCATCTCTATACCATCTTCTGAAAGCTGAAATGGACAGAACATGACACCTGCATTATTTCTGGTTTGCAAATTCTCATTAGGCAAACATGTTTTGTTTTTAACTAAAACCCAACCAAAAGGCATATTGGAGAAACATAGAGATCAAGCAATTACATTAAGATGTTGAGAGGAAGGTTAAGTGCTTTGAAGTTATCAACAAATGCCTTGACAGATCTAATTGAGCTCAGGTCAAGTTTCTCAATATCGACACGAGCAGTTTTATTGTCCTTGAGAATAAGCTGTTTTGCTTCATTTGCAGCCTCCATATTTCTTGCTGCAATAATGACATGAACATTCCTCATTGCTAAAACTCTGGCAGTTTCCAAACCAACTCCACTTGCACCTCCTGTACGTCACAAATGCATCATTGTAAAAAAGTTCACTTAAAATTACCAAAAGTCTGGTAAAAACTATACAATAACCATGTACAGCATGAACCGAGGCGTTAGAGCAATGGTAAAGTTATTTTCATGCGACCTATAGATCACGCGTTCGAGCCATGGAATTAGTCACTGATGCTTGATTCTGGGTGAGCTGCCTTTATCACACCCTCTTGGGGTGCGGCCTTTCCTTAGACCTTTTTGAACACGGGATACTTCGTGCGTTGGGCTGCCCATAATGGTTAATTAGATTATCAGGTTTGTTAGAAGCAGATTTTGAAGTATTTACTATTTAGCATCAGATTGCCTGACTTTCCTCCACAGAACAAAGAGAAACTGGATTGTCTGTTTAAAATGTTCAGAGCTCCACTATGCAGCTCCATTAGGTTCAGCCAAATTTCATCAATTATATGGAGGTGACAAAATTGGACAAAACATTTTCTATATATAACATGCAAAACGGATTTCACAAAAAGATTCATAATTATTTTTCTTCCTGTCCGGTGGTTATAAATGTTCATATaaaatttaaaggaaaaaaaaaacattgttaTAAAGTTCAAATaaaatttaaaggaaaaaaaCACTGTTATAAAGTTCAAATAAAATTTAACGGAAAAAAAACATTTGTTATAAAGTTCAAATaaaatttaaaggaaaaaaacattttttataaatgttcatataaaattaaaaagaaaaaaaaataagtttccaTGTGATAAATCGAACCGTTTGTTTCTTTTAAGAAGTCCTTAAGCAACAGAATATAAAAAAACATAGTTATAAAGTTCAAATaaaatttaaaggaaaaaaacattttttttaataaatgttcatataaaattaaaaggaaaaaaaaacataagttccCATGTGATAAACCGAACCATTTGTTTCTTTTAAGAAGTCCTTAAGCAACAGAATATACTCCTTTTCGGATTTTTTTCCCGGGAATATTATGATTACACAAATTAATGAATGCAAGACATTGTCTTCCATAGATATTTTTATCACTAAATAAGTAATACtgcctccgtttcaatttatatgaacccatttgactgggcacgacatttaagaaagagggaagacttttgaaacttgtgattcaaaataagccttgaaaatttgtgtggccgtaaatcattcataaagtgaatttgtttccaaattaagaaaaaggtcattcattttggtacggactaaaaaggaaataggttcaaacaaattgaaacacaGGGAGTATATATTTTTACTTTATATTTTACTACTAAAATCATATTTACTTAGTTAAAAAAACTGAGAGTAAGTATTTAGCTTCTATTCCCTCTATTGTTCGACAACAACCGAGAACATTAACACTCCAGATCTAGAGtagttaattttttatattattgaAAACATAAAGAATATATAGATCTACTAAACTTTTATTATTGAAAACATAAAGAATATATAGATTTACTAAACGTTTattattaaaaacataaataaatctTTTATTAACGATTGGAAACATAAAGGATATCGATCTAGATCTATGAAACCTTTATTATTGAAATACTGCTTCACGTTAGATGACAAGCAACCTTTTTTAATTGgaagtatttcctttgttttccaTCCCAAAGTGTTTAAAATCTGTGGCCCAATATCAACAATCCTCAATACCctttcatttttttgtgcggagtgcccttcaaatgcattgggtctttaatttttgcctctcaaattgatgatctttaatttttgtctctttCGCCTAATATCAATAGGTATGGGGTTTGAACCctatttagtaaaaaaaaaaaaaaagaagataatttCACAAGGCGGAGTTTTATAACAAAGTTAGGCTTTAAGTCAGAATTTTGCTTTTAGATATAagtcaaaactctgccttaagtcAAAACTCTACTTGATCAGGCAAAGTCTGAAGGTAAGacagagttttgcaggcaaatcTCTGCCTAAAGAATATAAACTCtaccttgtgaatttttttttaagtttttgactgagcgggaatTCGAACCCAAAACTAAGAGATTCTAACGAAGagcgaaaattaaagaccaccaatttaatgaccaaaaataaaagaacaccccaaaataagggcattcctacGAATTGCCCAAATTGTTTTCCTAAGAACTTCATATTAATACTAATATTTTATCTAAAACTAGTCAAATATAGAAACTTTTTCTAATAAACAAGATAGAGATACACGGAAGAGTGACATATACCTAAATTGAGGACCCTTCAATAAGAAGAGTCAAAGATGCTAGATTGGTCAGGATGAGTGTTTGGGTAACAAAGCTAGCTAGCCGAGTAGTGTGAAAGGTATCGTTACGATAAACTTAATTTGTCCAATAACCAACTCCGAGGCTGCCCATGATTTAGTGCGTAATAGGGATCGGTGGGGATATTTTTCCTTCAACCAACGATTCATTCACTATGAACTAAAAAGTGAACAAGTTAAAAATTACAACAAAGTCAACTAAAAGATAATTACAATAACTGCTCATAATAATCAGAACTAATTATGTGACGAATATGACAAACaacataatacaagttaaattgcactacaacaacaactacactttagctatatgaatctctactttCTTTTAAGCTCATTTCATGTCAGTAGCGGCATACTAAACAAaacaataatataaaaaatatttgcaCAATCTGTGTATACAAGTAGTTAAATTACCATAACCAAGGGTGGAGTTAGGGGGACGCAAGGCCGAGGTTCATCAAAACCCCTTTCGTTGGAAAATAACACTCATGTTGAATCCTCGCGACTTGTCAATTCATGTGTTTACCTTTTTTATATCTTGAATCCCCTTCTGGCTTCGCCACTTACCATAACCAGTGGCAGAGCTACATATATCGAAGGAAAGTCAACTGAACACTCTTAACGAAATTTCTAAATCTACACACTATCTAtatacataaataacttaaatttTTATGGTAGCAGCTTTATGAATCATATTTTACTAAAAG
The nucleotide sequence above comes from Lycium barbarum isolate Lr01 chromosome 3, ASM1917538v2, whole genome shotgun sequence. Encoded proteins:
- the LOC132630275 gene encoding uncharacterized protein LOC132630275, whose product is MAYSIVDDLLKCLEYCVDSHEDSPSEMDDQIQTLKMDLRLLRTFLMCSACRYVEDSESKSVLMHVEGLVRNAESDFQSLYTKSINGNMPASMAQLVSNAVEKVNILKAEITQVYTTVLISKFSHSLFCDKFVVEFTDCVLENLKDLRECIAAYFPMNGEIITLETKLIFLKNFLRFVAKLSVENEKFQDLLAHASDVISDAAHLSYRCFIGNASEPAECGTNNDVISCLVRRIIPINCDVIHYYIPCQKNTLAVEELDAGFLDFLLDTLAELVNYEIALEEFSNYNINGLVEDLMFLKNYLSDLPEQYPELVKLILIHIASIARNITPSIFFLYTDGVDEEVARHSTGRLTFLQEEITLIKAEVHLMDLPGPKWMATLKDRIQILYEEVVFLQALLNAPDDCRSLGSELNVLFTQGRATVKMVGSLIMSLSNKESNEDMLNKMELATSGFLERTRIMKTVARDIFGRGPSKFPKTNDLGFLNSFLGNLKELLLHKVDRVPFPKHHIARVHDTLKYLKKNLWDVIKQNNELKNLKARVMQAAYEAE
- the LOC132630277 gene encoding short-chain dehydrogenase TIC 32 B, chloroplastic-like, whose amino-acid sequence is MLRLITGRPGPSGFGSASTAEQVTHGIDGANLTAIVTGGASGVGLETARVLAMRNVHVIIAARNMEAANEAKQLILKDNKTARVDIEKLDLSSIRSVKAFVDNFKALNLPLNILINNAGVMFCPFQLSEDGIEMQFATNHLGHFYLTNLLLDKMKETAKATGVQGMIVNLSSLAHLFTYKEGIQFDKINDKSSYHDKKAYSQSKLANILHANELSRRLQEEGANITVNSVHPGLIMTNLMRHSVFMMNIIRAFSSFLWKSVPQGAATTCYVALHPGLKGVTGKFFNDCNEYEPSKLALDEALARKLWDFSNHLINAALKT